A window of Bradyrhizobium sp. AZCC 1610 contains these coding sequences:
- a CDS encoding primary-amine oxidase, protein MVRTKPSAGIDAGHPLDPLSETEVALASEILRKEKRLGPHARFTHVQLEEPAKSDVLGWKPPAGLPRRAAVTLFDSKTGATHVATVDLESRTVTAWREYSTKAHPYGQPPITIEEVFKVGDIVKADTDWRRAMKRRGLSDEDIELVQVDPFSAGYFDREVEKGRRLVSAVSYWRRDLKDNGYAHPIEGVVALVDLIENRIVQLVDESDIIPIPKKSRNYDRASIPQTRKDVKPLDVVQKDGPSFTVEGWKVNWQNWSFRVGWTAREGLVLHQIAFRDGARERPIIYRASVTDMIVPYADPTANHFWKCAFDAGEYGLGKLANALELGCDCLGHIHYFDVPVADDYGKPTVMNNAICLHEEDYGILWKHYEFRNETFEVRRSRRLVISFFTTVGNYDYGFFWYFYQDGTIQLEVKLTGIIQTAAIAPGKPYPWGGMVADNLGGPTHQHFFNARLHMMLDGEGNTVTEHEFRPRPWGTDNPYGNVFDTTSRVLSRERDAVREADGRTGRYWKITNPNQKNSVGGPTAYKLLAHSAPVMLAQQGCYMTSRGGFATKHIWVTRYAPDERYASGEFPNQHAGGDGLPKYIARNREIENQDIVVWHSFGATHVCRPEDFPVMPVEYVGFTLKPNGFFAENPAMDLPPDRNSASRDNRADNSCCD, encoded by the coding sequence ATGGTACGTACAAAGCCGTCTGCCGGCATAGATGCCGGCCATCCGCTCGACCCGCTCAGCGAGACCGAGGTCGCGCTGGCGTCCGAAATATTGCGGAAAGAAAAGAGGCTCGGTCCGCACGCGCGGTTTACGCATGTGCAGCTCGAAGAGCCGGCCAAGTCCGACGTCCTCGGATGGAAGCCGCCTGCCGGGCTCCCGCGGCGGGCCGCCGTCACCCTGTTCGACAGCAAGACCGGCGCGACGCATGTCGCGACGGTCGATCTCGAATCGAGGACGGTCACGGCGTGGCGGGAGTATTCGACCAAGGCCCATCCTTACGGCCAGCCGCCGATCACGATCGAGGAGGTGTTCAAGGTCGGCGACATCGTCAAGGCCGATACGGACTGGCGGCGTGCGATGAAGCGGCGCGGTCTGAGCGATGAGGACATCGAACTGGTTCAGGTCGACCCGTTTTCAGCCGGCTATTTCGATCGGGAGGTGGAGAAGGGCCGCAGGCTGGTCAGCGCCGTGTCCTACTGGCGTAGGGATCTCAAGGACAATGGCTATGCTCATCCGATCGAAGGCGTGGTCGCGCTGGTCGACCTGATCGAGAACAGGATCGTCCAGCTGGTCGACGAGTCCGACATCATTCCGATCCCAAAGAAATCGCGCAACTACGACCGGGCATCGATTCCGCAAACGCGCAAGGACGTGAAGCCGCTGGATGTCGTGCAGAAGGACGGCCCGAGCTTCACGGTCGAGGGATGGAAGGTTAATTGGCAGAACTGGTCGTTCCGCGTCGGTTGGACCGCGCGCGAAGGCCTGGTGCTGCACCAGATCGCCTTTCGCGACGGTGCGCGCGAACGGCCGATCATCTATCGGGCCAGTGTCACCGACATGATCGTTCCCTATGCTGATCCGACCGCCAACCATTTCTGGAAATGCGCGTTTGACGCCGGAGAGTATGGGCTCGGCAAGCTCGCCAACGCGCTCGAACTCGGCTGCGACTGCCTCGGCCATATCCACTATTTCGACGTGCCGGTGGCCGACGATTACGGCAAGCCAACCGTCATGAACAATGCTATCTGCCTGCACGAGGAGGATTACGGCATCCTCTGGAAGCATTACGAATTCCGCAACGAGACGTTCGAGGTGCGGCGGTCACGGCGGCTCGTCATCTCGTTCTTCACGACCGTCGGAAACTACGATTACGGATTCTTCTGGTACTTCTACCAGGACGGCACCATTCAGCTCGAAGTCAAGCTCACCGGCATCATCCAGACGGCGGCGATCGCGCCGGGCAAGCCGTATCCGTGGGGCGGCATGGTCGCCGACAATCTAGGCGGTCCGACGCACCAGCATTTCTTCAACGCCCGCCTGCACATGATGCTGGACGGTGAGGGCAATACGGTGACGGAGCACGAGTTCCGGCCGCGGCCGTGGGGAACAGACAATCCCTACGGCAATGTGTTCGACACCACGTCGCGGGTGCTTTCACGCGAGCGCGACGCGGTCCGCGAGGCCGACGGGCGGACCGGACGCTACTGGAAGATCACCAATCCCAATCAAAAGAACAGTGTCGGCGGCCCGACGGCCTACAAGCTCCTGGCGCACAGTGCGCCCGTGATGCTTGCGCAGCAGGGCTGCTACATGACTTCGCGCGGCGGCTTTGCGACCAAGCACATCTGGGTGACGCGCTATGCGCCCGACGAACGCTACGCGAGCGGCGAGTTTCCGAACCAGCATGCCGGCGGCGACGGTCTGCCGAAATATATTGCCAGGAACCGCGAAATCGAAAACCAGGATATCGTAGTCTGGCACAGTTTCGGAGCGACCCATGTCTGCCGGCCCGAGGATTTTCCGGTGATGCCGGTCGAATATGTCGGCTTCACGCTAAAGCCGAACGGCTTCTTTGCCGAGAATCCGGCGATGGACCTGCCGCCCGACCGAAACAGCGCGAGCCGGGATAACCGCGCCGACAATTCATGCTGCGACTGA
- the ggt gene encoding gamma-glutamyltransferase, whose amino-acid sequence MDIRTGRPVTLASNGMVTSPHSLASAAGLDVLRAGGSAVDAAIATSAVLAVVYPHMTGLGGDAFWLIHDGASGEIRTLNGGGKAAEGATLASLEARGLNEVPLRGIVPATLTVPGAVASWIEAHSVHGRLPLQRVLESAIGYARDGFPVTGRLAGFIEMVRDDLLRDRVAAALFFPRGEAAAPGERLTNANLARTLQSIANEGWQGFYQGPVAAEMARFSEAAGGLFQLADFDRQKAVWGEPLVGRYRDVTVFNTPPPTQGFTVLEMLNLVEPHELHRKDFLGPDHVHLLVQAKQIAYHDRDQVLADPSFANVPVERLISKEYAAERGRLIDERSALKWDMVPSFGSLSGDTVYVAAVDRDGNAASLIQSLYGAFGSCVVAGKTGVILQNRGAYFSLDRNHPNRLEPGKIPLHTLIASMAKRDGKLWSVLGCMGADGQPQIQMQLYSAMIDFGLDIQEAIEMPRFLSGRFALGEARDTLHIESRFPEATIDALARRGHTVNRWNAWNEMAGHAHGITIDRWNGMLSGGSDPRSDGAAIGY is encoded by the coding sequence TTGGACATTCGTACCGGCCGGCCCGTCACGCTTGCGTCGAATGGCATGGTGACGTCGCCGCATTCGCTCGCCTCTGCGGCCGGCCTTGACGTGCTTCGCGCCGGCGGCTCCGCCGTCGATGCCGCGATCGCGACGAGCGCCGTGCTCGCGGTCGTCTATCCGCACATGACCGGTCTCGGCGGCGATGCGTTCTGGCTCATTCACGATGGCGCGAGTGGCGAGATCCGCACCCTCAATGGCGGCGGCAAGGCAGCCGAGGGCGCCACGCTGGCATCGCTCGAAGCGCGCGGGCTGAATGAGGTTCCGTTGCGGGGCATCGTGCCAGCGACCCTGACGGTGCCGGGCGCGGTGGCTAGCTGGATCGAGGCGCACAGCGTCCATGGGCGGCTGCCGCTCCAGCGTGTGCTGGAAAGCGCCATTGGATACGCACGCGACGGCTTTCCGGTCACCGGCCGCCTTGCAGGCTTCATCGAGATGGTGCGCGATGATCTCCTCAGGGATCGCGTAGCCGCCGCGTTGTTTTTTCCGCGAGGCGAAGCCGCGGCGCCCGGCGAAAGGCTCACCAACGCCAACCTGGCGCGCACGCTGCAATCGATCGCAAATGAGGGATGGCAGGGCTTTTACCAGGGGCCGGTCGCCGCCGAGATGGCGCGCTTTTCGGAAGCGGCCGGCGGCCTGTTCCAGCTTGCCGATTTTGACCGGCAAAAGGCCGTCTGGGGCGAGCCGCTTGTTGGGCGCTACCGCGACGTCACGGTCTTCAACACGCCCCCGCCGACGCAGGGTTTTACCGTGCTCGAAATGCTCAACCTCGTCGAGCCGCATGAACTGCACCGCAAGGATTTCCTCGGGCCCGACCATGTCCATCTCCTGGTGCAGGCCAAGCAGATTGCCTACCACGACCGCGATCAGGTGCTCGCCGATCCTTCGTTCGCCAACGTGCCGGTCGAGCGGCTGATCTCGAAGGAATACGCGGCCGAGCGCGGCCGGCTGATCGACGAAAGGTCTGCATTGAAATGGGACATGGTGCCGTCATTCGGCAGCCTGTCCGGCGATACGGTCTATGTCGCCGCCGTCGATCGCGACGGCAATGCGGCGTCGCTGATTCAAAGCCTGTATGGCGCGTTCGGATCCTGCGTGGTTGCGGGAAAGACCGGCGTCATCCTGCAAAATCGCGGTGCGTATTTCTCGCTGGATCGCAATCACCCCAATCGCCTCGAGCCGGGCAAGATTCCGCTGCATACGTTGATTGCCTCAATGGCCAAACGCGACGGCAAGCTCTGGAGCGTGCTCGGCTGCATGGGGGCGGATGGCCAGCCGCAAATCCAGATGCAGCTCTATTCGGCGATGATCGATTTCGGTCTCGACATCCAGGAAGCGATCGAGATGCCGCGGTTCCTGTCCGGCCGCTTCGCGCTCGGCGAAGCGCGCGACACGCTGCATATCGAGAGCCGCTTCCCCGAAGCTACGATCGACGCGCTCGCGCGACGCGGCCACACGGTCAATCGTTGGAACGCCTGGAACGAAATGGCCGGTCACGCGCATGGCATCACGATCGATCGGTGGAACGGCATGTTGAGCGGCGGTTCCGATCCGCGCAGCGATGGCGCGGCGATCGGGTATTAG
- a CDS encoding MBL fold metallo-hydrolase: MPLWTCEQCGAQFPENAESPQACLICEDERQFVNWKGQAWLTREELARHHKLVWRDDLGIPGIAVEPGFAIGQRALLVREADGCVMWDCVPLATREAIDHVRSLGGLKAIAVSHPHYYGAVADWSEAFAGVPVYLHGDDRAFVTRPHPAIVPWTGDSHRLSDDILLLRTGGHFVGGTIMHWCAGAEGKGALLTGDVAMVAMDRRSLSFMYSFPNYIPLNAAAVRRIWAAVEPLAFDRIYGAWWGRNIADNAKQAFEMSVRRYIAAISG, from the coding sequence ATGCCGCTGTGGACCTGCGAACAATGTGGCGCCCAGTTTCCCGAAAACGCTGAGTCGCCGCAGGCCTGCTTGATCTGCGAAGACGAGCGGCAATTTGTGAACTGGAAGGGCCAGGCGTGGCTGACACGCGAGGAATTGGCGCGGCATCACAAGCTGGTCTGGCGCGACGATCTCGGCATTCCCGGCATCGCCGTCGAGCCGGGTTTTGCGATCGGGCAGCGCGCGCTGTTGGTGCGGGAGGCCGATGGCTGCGTGATGTGGGACTGTGTGCCGCTGGCTACCCGCGAAGCCATAGACCACGTCCGTTCGCTCGGCGGCCTGAAGGCGATCGCCGTCTCGCATCCGCACTACTACGGCGCGGTCGCCGACTGGAGCGAGGCGTTCGCTGGCGTGCCGGTCTACCTGCATGGCGACGATCGCGCCTTCGTCACCCGGCCGCATCCCGCCATCGTGCCCTGGACCGGCGACAGCCACAGGCTCTCCGATGACATCCTTCTGCTGCGAACCGGCGGGCATTTCGTCGGCGGCACGATCATGCATTGGTGCGCCGGCGCGGAGGGCAAAGGCGCGCTGCTCACCGGCGATGTCGCGATGGTGGCGATGGACCGCCGTTCGCTCAGCTTCATGTACAGTTTTCCGAATTACATTCCGCTCAACGCCGCGGCTGTGCGTCGGATCTGGGCTGCGGTCGAGCCGCTGGCGTTCGACCGCATCTACGGCGCGTGGTGGGGCCGCAACATCGCCGACAATGCAAAGCAGGCATTCGAAATGTCCGTCCGGCGGTATATCGCGGCGATCTCCGGCTGA
- a CDS encoding 2Fe-2S iron-sulfur cluster-binding protein produces the protein MSKICKVTINDEPFLANRGELLLDWALMNGVDLPHDCRSGICGACRVRLVDGTVFGGYSRGDDMIHACQARIVSDLEIAIEAAPEPVALSAEVAQTVQLAPDVVGVDVELPKPLDYLPGQYCKLQFQGFPARPYSPTFPLEGAPHDRVLHFHIRKVADGLVSSALGREIRPGHRVKLTGPYGRAFFRKGHAGRIVLVASGTGFAPMWSVAVAAIMEQPQREMVFIVQARSIRSLYMHTALCRLALFPNVTLIPMVSEPQQISHAIQSGRPTDHLPKLSPDDVVYTAGAPAMTDAVARIAKAAGARCYTDPFVQEPRTAEQAGLMSRLTGWLNEPKSGTIPPQPARKPAPMPRGVAAVGASNR, from the coding sequence ATGTCAAAGATTTGCAAAGTCACGATCAACGACGAGCCGTTTCTGGCGAATCGCGGCGAGCTTCTGCTCGATTGGGCGTTGATGAACGGCGTCGATCTTCCGCATGATTGCCGGTCCGGAATTTGCGGCGCCTGCCGCGTGCGCCTCGTCGACGGCACGGTGTTCGGCGGCTACAGCCGGGGCGACGACATGATTCATGCCTGCCAGGCAAGAATCGTCTCCGATCTGGAGATTGCGATCGAGGCCGCTCCCGAGCCGGTGGCGCTGTCGGCGGAAGTGGCGCAAACGGTTCAGCTCGCGCCCGACGTGGTTGGCGTCGACGTCGAACTGCCGAAGCCGCTCGACTACCTTCCCGGCCAGTATTGCAAGCTGCAGTTTCAGGGATTCCCGGCAAGGCCCTACAGCCCGACCTTTCCGCTGGAAGGCGCTCCCCACGATCGCGTGCTGCACTTTCACATCCGGAAGGTCGCCGACGGGTTGGTATCCTCGGCGCTTGGCCGCGAGATCCGCCCCGGGCACCGCGTCAAGCTGACGGGACCGTACGGCCGCGCCTTTTTCAGGAAAGGCCATGCCGGCCGCATCGTTCTCGTCGCCAGCGGTACCGGTTTCGCCCCGATGTGGTCGGTCGCGGTCGCCGCGATCATGGAGCAGCCGCAGCGCGAGATGGTCTTCATCGTGCAGGCCCGCAGCATCCGCTCGCTCTACATGCACACGGCGCTGTGCCGGCTGGCGCTGTTTCCCAACGTCACGCTGATCCCGATGGTGTCGGAGCCGCAACAAATCTCGCACGCCATTCAGAGCGGCCGGCCGACCGATCATCTGCCAAAGCTGTCGCCGGACGATGTGGTCTACACCGCGGGCGCGCCGGCGATGACGGACGCCGTGGCGCGGATTGCGAAGGCCGCGGGCGCCCGATGCTACACCGACCCGTTCGTGCAGGAGCCGCGGACGGCCGAACAGGCAGGATTGATGTCGCGCCTCACCGGCTGGCTCAACGAACCCAAAAGCGGGACTATCCCGCCGCAGCCGGCGCGAAAGCCGGCGCCGATGCCGCGAGGCGTAGCCGCGGTTGGCGCCAGCAACCGCTAG
- a CDS encoding ethylbenzene dehydrogenase-related protein has protein sequence MRKRKTDYGTIILHWTFVAAFAVALVTGLRIATETPDRTWINWFDAVLPRDSVWIAHMQAAIVLVAVAIGYVVYMLRSGLGRRVQLDKVRLRGLFVGRGQARLSAVIAVMYWIFFVTMSGLLVSGGALYFGFYSGYDVAMLHWVGTWVILAFVVLHVLTQFKSGGASQLLRIFRPAPLPAPPPRLDAVELLGLLAERSARSQGSETLDVPPDASPHPLQPRAEMRRDRTAEPDPAPRPPAGPARSRNPTLQANAFVVAVAAAITGASLIVATDRLAVDSVQIRRINSADAPSLDGDTSDRAWRGVKPFSLLTGEGGNFDGKGEARIEIRAVHDGTYAYFLFTWQDSTRSLKHLPLVKEADGWHLLHSGFQLGDEHQYNEDKFSVLLTTSDVTLAGGRTFHPGPQPVAGAPATMSGRGLHYTDTGYADVWQWKATSGATGSMDDAHFGPPLNPTPMQAANVVPYKGGFAPDPGTASYRDNFTVEADTSGGPRRSRLVAPLRLPKVVAATTAALGDIDLDPNHGESDGARWFMTDQDSVPYSTDIDARIPTGTVIPGVILGGEFSGDRADVRSAARWASGLWALEVRRRLDTTSQFDVPIKTGVFMRVAAFDHSQIRHTRHVRPIRIEVE, from the coding sequence GTGAGGAAGCGTAAGACGGACTATGGGACCATCATTCTACACTGGACGTTCGTCGCAGCCTTCGCCGTTGCGCTCGTCACCGGTTTGCGCATCGCGACTGAAACGCCCGACCGAACCTGGATCAACTGGTTCGATGCCGTGCTGCCGCGTGACAGCGTATGGATCGCCCATATGCAGGCCGCCATCGTCCTGGTTGCGGTGGCGATCGGCTACGTCGTCTATATGCTCCGCTCCGGACTCGGCCGCCGCGTCCAGCTCGACAAGGTTCGCCTGCGCGGGCTGTTCGTCGGCCGTGGGCAGGCGAGATTGAGCGCCGTGATCGCCGTGATGTACTGGATTTTCTTTGTCACGATGTCGGGACTATTGGTCAGCGGCGGCGCGCTCTATTTCGGTTTCTACTCCGGCTATGACGTGGCGATGCTGCACTGGGTCGGGACCTGGGTGATCCTCGCCTTTGTCGTCCTGCATGTCCTGACCCAATTTAAGAGTGGCGGCGCTTCGCAGCTGCTGCGCATCTTTCGTCCCGCCCCGCTGCCTGCGCCGCCGCCGCGGCTCGATGCCGTCGAACTGCTGGGTCTTCTGGCCGAGCGGTCGGCGCGCTCGCAAGGATCCGAAACTCTGGACGTGCCGCCCGATGCCTCGCCCCATCCGCTGCAGCCGCGCGCAGAGATGCGCCGCGATCGAACGGCTGAGCCTGATCCGGCGCCCCGCCCCCCGGCCGGTCCCGCGCGATCGCGAAACCCGACCCTGCAGGCCAATGCGTTCGTGGTCGCGGTCGCGGCCGCGATCACTGGCGCCTCGCTCATCGTAGCTACCGATCGGCTGGCGGTGGATAGTGTGCAGATTCGCCGCATCAATTCCGCCGACGCACCGAGCCTCGACGGCGACACGTCCGATCGGGCCTGGCGTGGCGTCAAGCCGTTTTCGCTGCTGACCGGAGAAGGCGGAAATTTCGACGGCAAGGGAGAAGCCAGAATCGAGATTCGAGCGGTGCACGACGGCACCTATGCGTATTTCCTCTTCACCTGGCAGGATTCGACGCGTTCGCTGAAGCACCTGCCGCTCGTCAAGGAAGCCGACGGATGGCACCTGCTTCATTCCGGCTTTCAGCTCGGCGACGAGCATCAATACAACGAAGACAAGTTTTCGGTGCTGCTGACCACCTCCGATGTCACGCTGGCCGGCGGCCGAACCTTTCATCCAGGGCCGCAGCCGGTCGCCGGCGCGCCGGCCACCATGAGCGGCCGCGGACTGCATTACACGGACACCGGCTATGCCGATGTCTGGCAGTGGAAGGCGACGAGCGGCGCGACCGGATCGATGGACGACGCGCATTTCGGGCCTCCGCTGAATCCGACCCCGATGCAGGCGGCCAACGTCGTTCCGTACAAGGGCGGCTTCGCGCCCGACCCGGGGACGGCAAGCTACCGGGACAATTTCACCGTCGAGGCCGACACGTCAGGCGGCCCGCGCCGCAGTCGCCTGGTCGCTCCGCTGCGCCTGCCCAAAGTCGTCGCTGCCACCACCGCCGCATTGGGGGATATCGACCTCGATCCCAATCATGGCGAGAGCGACGGCGCGCGCTGGTTCATGACCGATCAGGATTCAGTTCCCTATTCGACCGATATCGACGCCCGCATCCCGACGGGGACCGTGATCCCGGGCGTCATCCTGGGCGGCGAATTTTCAGGCGACCGCGCCGACGTTCGAAGTGCAGCCCGCTGGGCCTCCGGCCTTTGGGCGCTCGAGGTGAGACGCCGGCTCGACACCACAAGCCAGTTTGACGTGCCGATCAAGACCGGCGTCTTCATGCGGGTCGCCGCTTTCGACCACAGCCAGATCAGACATACACGGCATGTTCGGCCGATCCGTATCGAGGTGGAATAA
- a CDS encoding type I secretion system permease/ATPase translates to MIGVAVFSGVINILMLSGSLYMLQVYDRVIPSRNLATLFGLSLMVLIAYLVQGYFDAMRSRMLCRIATLFDGALQGSIHSALATLPLRGVKPVLMQQPLRDLDQVRTFMSGMGPTAFLDMPWIPVFLIGLFLFHPLIGFTALLGTAAIIAMTLVTERISRGATKAAMDLNAQRQVLADATQRNAEIVRALGMTDRLTARWSQANERYLQENIRATDVYANLGSAAKVLRYILQSGMLGIGAYLVIADKASGGIMIASSILMGRALAPVEIALGTWKQLAAARQGLTRLRDICKATAPPPAPPVMLPRPCRELSVQNLAVAAPGFDMPIVSGVTFSLKAGAGLALLGASASGKTSLSKALVGIWPAHRGAVRLDGASLDQWRNEDLGRHIGYLPQDVGLFDGTVAENICRFDEYATSDAILKAAQIAGVHDIILRLPEGYATRIGQGGMSLSAGQKQRVGLARAVFGDPFLLVLDEPNANLDADGENALTRAIGIMRQNKSIVVVISHRPSALSALDMTMVLYEGKAIAFGPSAEVFARVRNSGGKGPPGSPQPPPQAKAEQRASLAESVSS, encoded by the coding sequence ATGATCGGCGTCGCCGTCTTCAGCGGCGTCATCAACATCCTGATGCTGTCGGGCTCCCTTTATATGTTGCAGGTGTACGATCGGGTGATTCCGAGCCGTAACCTCGCGACCCTGTTCGGCCTGTCCTTGATGGTTCTGATCGCCTACCTGGTGCAGGGATATTTCGATGCGATGCGGTCGCGGATGCTTTGCCGGATCGCGACGCTGTTCGATGGCGCGCTGCAGGGGTCGATCCATTCGGCGCTCGCCACCTTGCCGCTGCGCGGGGTGAAGCCGGTCCTGATGCAGCAGCCGCTGCGCGATCTCGATCAGGTGCGCACCTTCATGTCGGGCATGGGGCCGACGGCATTCCTGGACATGCCGTGGATCCCGGTCTTTCTGATCGGGCTGTTTCTGTTTCACCCGCTGATCGGCTTCACGGCGCTGCTTGGCACCGCCGCGATCATTGCCATGACATTGGTGACCGAGCGGATCTCGCGCGGCGCGACCAAGGCGGCAATGGACTTGAACGCGCAGCGGCAGGTGCTGGCGGATGCAACGCAGCGCAACGCGGAAATCGTTCGGGCGCTCGGCATGACCGATCGGTTGACGGCGCGCTGGTCGCAGGCCAACGAGCGGTACTTGCAGGAAAACATCCGCGCGACCGACGTCTATGCCAATCTCGGCTCGGCCGCGAAGGTGCTGCGCTACATCCTGCAATCGGGAATGCTGGGCATAGGCGCCTATCTCGTCATCGCCGACAAGGCGTCGGGCGGCATCATGATCGCGTCCTCGATCCTGATGGGCCGCGCGCTCGCGCCCGTCGAAATCGCGCTTGGCACCTGGAAGCAACTGGCCGCCGCCCGCCAGGGCCTCACGCGTTTGCGCGACATCTGCAAGGCGACCGCGCCGCCTCCGGCGCCGCCGGTCATGCTGCCGCGCCCCTGCCGCGAATTGTCCGTGCAGAATCTCGCGGTGGCAGCACCAGGCTTCGACATGCCGATCGTGTCCGGTGTCACGTTTTCGCTCAAGGCCGGTGCGGGGCTGGCGCTATTGGGCGCGAGCGCGTCGGGCAAGACCTCGCTCTCGAAGGCGCTGGTTGGAATCTGGCCGGCGCATCGGGGCGCCGTGCGGCTCGACGGCGCGTCGCTCGATCAATGGCGCAACGAGGATCTCGGCCGGCATATCGGCTATCTCCCGCAGGATGTCGGCCTGTTCGACGGCACCGTGGCGGAAAACATCTGCCGCTTCGACGAGTACGCGACCTCCGACGCCATCCTCAAGGCCGCACAGATCGCCGGTGTCCACGACATCATCCTGCGCCTGCCGGAGGGCTACGCGACGCGAATAGGGCAGGGCGGTATGTCGCTATCGGCTGGTCAGAAGCAGCGGGTTGGCCTGGCGCGGGCGGTGTTCGGAGATCCCTTCCTGCTCGTGCTCGATGAGCCCAACGCCAATCTGGATGCGGACGGCGAGAACGCCTTGACGCGCGCCATCGGGATCATGCGCCAGAACAAATCCATCGTCGTCGTCATCTCGCATCGCCCGAGCGCGCTCTCCGCGCTTGATATGACGATGGTGCTCTACGAAGGCAAGGCGATCGCGTTCGGCCCGAGCGCAGAAGTGTTCGCGCGCGTCCGCAACTCTGGGGGCAAGGGACCGCCGGGATCGCCGCAGCCCCCGCCGCAGGCCAAGGCAGAACAGCGCGCATCGCTTGCCGAGAGTGTTTCATCATGA